Proteins co-encoded in one Marmota flaviventris isolate mMarFla1 chromosome 9, mMarFla1.hap1, whole genome shotgun sequence genomic window:
- the LOC114100086 gene encoding olfactory receptor 5AN1-like, which yields MPFNSWNSPMKRNTEAMTGGRNVTEITQFVLLGFSDFPRITAVLFVMFLLTYMTTLTWNLSLIVLIRVDSQLHTPMYFFLSNLSFIDLCYVTSTVPKMLSNFFQEQQTISFVGCIVQYFFFSTMGLSESYLMTTMAYDRYAAICSPLLYSSIMSPSLCARMVLGSYVAGLTASLCQVCSLLQLHFCGPNVISHFFCDMPQLLKLSCTDTFFVQVLTAVLTMLFGIANVLLIMISYGYIVMSIMKITSAKGRSKAFNTCASHLTAVSLFYTSGMFVYLSSSSGGSSSFDRFASVFYTVVIPMLNPLIYSLRNKEIKDALKRLQKKIGYC from the exons ATGCCATTCAATTCCTGGAACAGTCCTATGAAGAG GAACACTGAGGCAATGACTGGGGGAAGAAATGTCACAGAGATCACCCAGTTCGTCCTCCTGGGATTCTCAGATTTCCCCAGAATCACAGCAGTGCTCTTTGTGATGTTCCTGCTGACCTACATGACGACCTTGACCTGGAACCTGTCCCTCATTGTTTTAATAAGGGTGGATTCCCAACTCCACactcccatgtacttcttcctcagcaATCTGTCCTTCATAGATCTCTGCTACGTCACCTCCACAGTCCCCAAGATGCTGTCCAACTTCTTCCAGGAGCAGCAAACCATCAGCTTTGTGGGCTGCATCGTTCAGTACTTCTTCTTCTCAACCATGGGGCTGAGCGAATCCTATCTCATGACCACCATGGCTTACGACCGGTACGCTGCCATTTGTAGCCCTCTGCTCTACTCTTCCATCATGTCACCCTCCCTCTGTGCTCGCATGGTGCTGGGATCCTACGTGGCCGGACTCACTGCCTCCTTATGTCAAGTGTGCTCTCTGCTTCAGCTCCACTTCTGTGGGCCTAACGTCATCAGccacttcttctgtgacatgCCCCAACTGTTGAAACTCTCCTGCACTGACACCTTCTTCGTGCAAGTCCTGACTGCTGTACTAACAATGCTCTTTGGGATAGCCAATGTCCTACTGATCATGATATCCTATGGCTATATTGTCATGTCCATCATGAAGATCACCTCTGCCAAAGGCAGGTCCAAGGCCTTCAACACCTGCGCTTCTCACCTCACCGCAGTCTCCCTCTTCTACACTTCAGGTATGTTTGTCTATTTGAGTTCGAGTTCTGGTGGTTCTTCCAGCTTTGACAGATTTGCCTCAGTCTTCTACACCGTGGTGATTCCCATGCTGAATCCCTTGATTTACAGTCTGAGgaacaaagaaatcaaagacgCCTTGAAGAGGCTGCAGAAAAAGATAGGCTACTGCTAA
- the LOC114100106 gene encoding olfactory receptor 5AN1-like — MTGGRNVTEITQFVLLGFSDFPRITAVLFVMFLLTYMTTLTWNLSLIVLIRVDSHLHTPMYFFLSNLSFIDLCYVTSTVPKMLSNFFQEQQTISFVGCIVQYFFFSTMGLSESCLMTTMAYDRYAAICSPLLYSSIMSPSLCARMVLGSYVAGLTGSFSQICSLLQLHFCGPNVISHFFCDMPQLLKLSCTDTFFVQVLTAVLTMLFGIANVLLIMISYGYIVMSIMKITSAKGRSKAFNTCASHLTAVSLFYTSSIFVYLSSSSGGSSNFDRFASVFYTVVIPMLNPLIYSLRNKEIKDALKRLRKKIGYC, encoded by the coding sequence ATGACTGGGGGAAGAAATGTCACAGAGATCACCCAGTTCGTCCTCCTGGGATTCTCAGATTTCCCCAGAATCACAGCAGTGCTCTTTGTGATGTTCCTGCTGACCTACATGACGACCTTGACCTGGAACCTGTCCCTCATTGTTTTAATAAGGGTGGATTCCCACCTCCACactcccatgtacttcttcctcagcaATCTGTCCTTCATAGATCTCTGCTACGTCACCTCCACAGTCCCCAAGATGCTGTCCAACTTCTTCCAGGAGCAGCAAACCATCAGCTTTGTGGGCTGCATCGTTCAGTACTTCTTCTTCTCAACCATGGGGCTGAGCGAATCCTGTCTCATGACCACCATGGCTTACGACCGGTACGCTGCCATTTGTAGCCCTCTGCTCTACTCTTCCATCATGTCACCCTCCCTCTGTGCTCGCATGGTGCTGGGATCCTACGTGGCCGGACTCACAGGTTCTTTTTCCCAAATATGCTCTCTGCTTCAGCTCCACTTCTGTGGGCCTAACGTCATCAGccacttcttctgtgacatgCCCCAACTGTTGAAACTCTCCTGCACTGACACCTTCTTCGTGCAAGTCCTGACTGCTGTACTAACAATGCTCTTTGGGATAGCCAATGTCCTGCTGATCATGATATCCTATGGCTATATTGTCATGTCCATCATGAAGATCACCTCTGCCAAAGGCAGGTCCAAGGCCTTCAACACCTGCGCTTCTCACCTCACCGCGGTCTCCCTCTTCTACACATCAAGCATCTTTGTCTATTTGAGTTCGAGTTCTGGTGGTTCCTCCAACTTTGACAGATTTGCCTCAGTCTTCTACACCGTGGTGATTCCCATGCTGAATCCCTTGATTTACAGTCTGAGGAACAAAGAAATCAAGGACGCCTTGAAGAGGCTGCGGAAAAAGATAGGCTACTGCTGA